From the Actinomadura luzonensis genome, the window CGGCCCGGCTGCGCCGCTCGTACTCCTCCAGATGAACCCGCAGGTCGGCGACGCGCGTGCTGGGCGAGTAGTCGCGGTCGAGGCTCACCGCGCACCCCTTTCTCCGAGACGAATGCTGATGATCCGGGAGGCGAAGTGTCCAGAGACTCGGCCGAGGTACGGTTCGTCCGCTGGCCGGCCCAGGCGGAGCTGCGCAACCGCTGCAGGAGCGAGGGGATCCCGTGCCTGCTGGTGGTGGAGGGCGGCGCGCGGCCCCCGGTGTGCAGCGACCCGCGGGAGGACTGGGTCCGCGCGCCGATCTCCCGGCCGGACCTGGAGGCCCGCGTCGCGGCGCTCCGGCAGCGCGTCCACGACCGGCGCAACCCGGTGCTGGACGCGACCGGCACGTTGTTGTTCGACGCGCGGTCGGTCACCGTCTCCAGCACGCACACCGAGCTGATGGCGTTGTTCGTGGAGCGGTTCTGCGAGGTCGTCTACCGCGAGGAGCTGATGGAGCGCCTGGCCGCGTGCGGGCCGCCGCCGACCAGGAACGCGCTGGACCTGCACATCATGCGGCTGCGCCGCCGGGTCGGCACGGTGGGCCTGGCGATCAGGACGGTGTGGGGCCTCGGCTACCTGCTGGAGCCCTCACACGCGGCGTGAGGCGTCGCACTCGGCCACGAAGTCCAGCAGCCGCGCCACGCCCTCACGCAGCACCTCGGGCGCGACGCAGAAGGCGATCCGCACGAGCCGGTGCGACCACGGCGCCGGCTCGATCGAGCGGACGGCCCCGGCGCCGTCCAGGCCGGGCTGGAGCGCGAACCCGGTGCCGGGCACGACGGCCACGCGCCGCTCGCGCAGCAGCCGGGCCGCGAACGTCTCGGCGTCGAGCCCCGAGCGGGCGATGTCCAGCATCGCGTACCAGCCGCCGGACGGCAGCCCGGGCAGCAGGCCCGCGGCCACCAGGCCGGGCAGGACCGCGTCCCGGTTGCGCCGGACCAGCTCGCCGTGCGCGTCCGCGGCCGGCAGGCACCGCATGGCGGCGATCCCGGCGTGCTGGACGGGGGTGGACGGGCCGATGATGCTGGCCTCCTGGACCACGCGCAGCGTGCTCGCGGTCCGCTCGTCGGCCGTCACCACGTAGCCGAGCCGGTAGCCGGTCATGGCCATGCTCTTGGAGAAGCTGAACGTGCTGTGCACGATGCGCTCGGCCTCCGGCAGCCCGCGTTCCAGCGACGCCGGGGAGACGTGCTCGCCGTCGAAGACGAAGTGCTCGTACGCCTCGTCGCTGACCACCCGCCAGCCGCGGGACCTGGCCGCGTGCAGCAGCCGGCCCACGGCGGCGGCGTCCATGACCACCCCGGACGGGTTGGCCGGGGAGTTCAGCAGCAGCACGCGGGTGGCCGGCCCGGCGGCGGCCAGGACGGCCTCGGGGTCGGGCCGGTAGCCGGGGCCGAGGGGGTAGAACACCGGCCGCAGCCCGGCCAGCAGCGCCTGCTGGAGGTGGACCGGCCAGTGCAGCTCGGGCAGCAGGATCTCCGCGCCCGGCTCGGCGATCGCCTTCAGCAGCGACGCCAGGCCCTGGCAGGAGCCCGGGGTGACGAACACGCGCGAGGGGGCGGCGTCGATGCCGTTGGCGGCGCGGAGCTTGGCCACGATCAGCTCGCGCAGCTCCAGAAGGCCGTCCACCGGGGTGTAGCCGGTCTCGCCGCGCCGCACCGCGGCCACGAGCGCGTCGGCGACCTCCGGCGGCGGGTCGAAGTACGGCTCGCCCACGTGGAGCTTGGCCACCTGCCCGCCGGGGCCTCGTTCCTCCTCGGCGGCCGCGTAGAAGATCTCGTGCAGCCACGACAGCGGGATCGTCGAGGCGATCGGCACCTGGCTCGGCACGTGGCTCGGCACCTGGCTCAGCATGGTCATGGTCTCCTCCTGGGCTGTCATGTGGTGCGGCCCCCGTCCACCGGGACGAGCGCACCGGTGATCCATCCGGCGAGGTCCGGGTCGAGCAGCTGGCAGACCCACCGCGCGATCTCCTCGCCCGTCCCGAAGCGGCCCATGGGGGTGGCCGCGAGCAGGCTCTCGCGCAGGTCCCGCCGGCCCTCCGGGGTCAGCCCGGCCTCCTCCCACATCGGGGTGTCCACCGGGCCGGGCAGGACGGCGTTGACGCGTACCTCGGGCGCGAGCTCCCGGGCCAGGGAGCGGGTCAGGCTGTTGAGCGCGGCCTTGCTGGCGCCGTAGAAGGAGCGGCCGGGCATGGACAGCACGCCGCCGACGGAGGAGACGTTGACCACCGCGCCGCGGGCGGCCCGCAGGTGCGGCAGCGCGCTTCTGATCAGCTCGGCGGGGGCGCGCACGTTGACGGCGAGCATCCGGTCGAACTCCTCGGGGCCGGCCTCCTCCAGGCGGGCGAACCGGGCCAGACCGGCGTTGTTCACCACGCCGTGCAGCGCGCCGAACCGCTCCACGGCGGCGCGCACGATCCGGCCGGCCGCGCCCGGCGCGGCCACGTCCTCCGGGACGGCCTGCGCCGCCCCGTCCGTGGCGAGCTCCTCCAGCGCCGCGCGCCGCCGCCCGACGGCGGTGACGAGCGCGCCCTCCTTCAGCGCCCGCTCCGCGATGGCCCGGCCGATGCCGGTGCCCGCCCCGGTGACCACCACCGATCTGCCCTGGAGGCTCATACCGGCGTCACCTGCACCGTGTCGGCGATCAGCCCGGCGAGGTCGTGCCTGAGGTGGAAGTGGCCGCCGGGCCGGACCCGCAGGGCGAAGTCCCCGGTGGTGACCCGCGCCCACTCGGGCTGCGTCGCCTCCTCCACCAGGGGGTCGCCGTCGCCGTGGTAGCAGCGGACCGCGCAGGACAGCGGCGCCGTCCCGGGGCGCGGCCGGTAGGTCTCGCTGGCCCGCACGTCGGAGCGCAGCATGGGCAGCAGGACCGAGCGCAGCTCAGTGTTGCCGGCGATGTCGGGGTCGATGCCGCCGAGCTCGCACAGCGTCGTCCAGAACTCCTCGTCCGGCCCCAGGTGGGTGCGCCCGCCCGCGGCCAGCTCGGGCGGCGGCGAGCTGGAGACGCAGAGGCGCAGCGGCTGCGACCCCGCCTCGCGCAGCGCCAGCGCCGTCTCGTAGGCGACCAGCGCGCCCAGGCTGTGGCCGAACAGCACGCAGGGCGTCTGCCTCGCGGTCTCCAGCAGCTCGGCGGCGACGCCCGCGGCCATCGTCCGGACGTCGCCCGCGGGCGGCTCGCGGAACCTGTCGCCCCGGCCGGGGTACTGGACGGCCAGCAGCCGCACGGCGGGCGGCAGCGCGGGCACCCACTCCGCGAAGAACCCGGCGGAGCCCCCCGAGTGCGGGAAGCACACCACGCTCAGCCCGGGGCGCTCCCCCCGGGTCAGCGGCCGCAGCCAGCGCCGTTCCCACGTTCGCACCATGACCTCCTCCGTCGCGGCCGGCCTTCGCTGACCACTGTTCCGCCCGGGAGGGGCGGCGGCGGCGTCCGCGAAAGATGTGGGCAAGAGATCGGGCCGCCGGCGGCCGCCGCGGCGACGATGGCGGGGCGACGACGGCAGGGAAAGGAGCGCCCACGTGAGCCCGTCACTCGATCTGACCGACCCGGCCGCGTTCGTCAGGACCGACCCCCACGCGTTCTGGCGCGAGGTGCGGAGGGAGCATCCGGTGTACTGGCACGAGCCGTCCGGCGGGCGGCCCGGCTTCTGGGTGGTCTCCCGGTACGCCGACGTGCTGGCCTGCTACGACGACTGGAAGCGGCTCAGCTCGGCCCGCGGTACGGTCCTCGACGTGCTGCTGCGCGGCGGCGACTCGGCGGGCGGCAAGATGCTCGCCGTCACCGACCGCCCGCGCCACCGGCACCTGCGCAACCTGATGCTCCAGGCGTTCTCGCCAAGGCGGCTGGGCGAGGTCGCCGCGAAGGTGGAGGCGCGCACCGCCCGCCTGGTCGCGGCCGTGACCGAGCTGGGCCGCTTCGACTTCGCCGCCGAGGTGGCCGAGCACATCCCGATGAACACGATCTGCGACCTGCTGTCCATCCCGGAGCAGGACCGCAAGGAGCTGCTGCAGTGGAGCAAGTCGGCGCTGTCGTCGGAGCGTCCCGACAGCGCCGAGCTGGACTCCCTGGAGGCCAGGAACGAGATCGTGCTCTACCTCATGGACCTCGCCTTCGAACGCCGCGCCCGCCCCGGCGACGACGTGATCAGCATGATCGCCGGCGCCGAGGTGGAGGGCCGCCCGCTCACGCCCGAGGAGATCGCGCTCAACTGCTACAGCCTGCTGCTCGGCGGCGACGAGTCCTCCCGGATGTCGGGCATCGCCGCGGTGCTGGCCTTCGCCCGCGATCCCGGCGAGTGGCGGCGGCTGCGCGAGGGCGCGGTCGGCCTGGACACCGCCGTGGAGGAGATCCTGCGGTGGGCCACGCCGGGCATGCACTTCGCCCGCACGGCGCTGACCGATCTCACGCTCGGCGGGCAGCGGGTGCGCGCGGGCGACATCGTCACCCTGTGGAACACCTCGGCGAACAACGACGAGACGGTCTTCCCCGGCCCGCGCGTCCTCGACCTGGGACGCCGGCCGAACAAGCACCTCACCTTCGGCCACGGGCCGCATTTCTGCGTGGGCGCGTTCCTCGGCCGGACCGAGCTGCGGGCCTTGCTGGAGTCACTGGTGGCGTGCGTCGGGACGATCGAACTCGACGGCACGCCCGCCCGCATCTACTCGAACTTCCTGTACGGCCACAGCAGCCTGCCGGTCCGGTTCCTGCCGCGCGCGCAGGCGTAGCCCCGGGGCTCCTCAGGCGTAGCGTGAGCGCAGCCCGGGACCGGCCGCGGGCCCGGCGCGGAAGACGTGGTCGGCGGTGTCGACGCGGCGGCCGGTGCGCCGGTCCACCACGACGGGCTCCACCTCCTGCCCGGTGCGGGCGTCCACCAGGATGAGGGCGCGCCGGCCGGGCTCCAGGTCCCGGTTGCCCCAGGCGGCCAGGACGGCGATGAGCGGCCGCAGCGACCGGCCGAGGTCCGTCGGCCGGTAGCCGTCGCGGTGCGGGGCGAGCAGGCCCGCCGCCACGGCCGCGTCCAGCCGTTCGCGCAGCGCTCCGGCGGTGAGGCCGAGGTCGTCCCGCATCCGCCGCACGTCGTGGACGCCGTTGAGCGTCTCGTGCAGCAGCTCCAGCGTCCGCCAGTCGCCGATGCGGTCCACGGCCCGCGCCAGCGGGCAGTCCTCGATGCGTGCGGCCATGCTCTCCTCCGGGGAACGGGCTCCCCGGGGGCGGCCCCGGGGAGCGCCTGGGTCAGTTCGGGTCGGCCGCCATGGCCTCGCGCAGGCTGCGCGGGCGCATGTCCGTCCAGTGCTGCTCGACGTACTCCAGGCAGGCCACCCGGTCCTCCTCGCCGAACACGACCCGCCAGCCGGCCGGCACCTCGGCGAACGACGGCCACAGCGAGTGCTGCTCCTCGTCGTTGACCAGGACGTAGAACCGGCCGTCGGCGTCGTCGAACGGGTTCGTGCTCATCATCGGACTCCTTTGCTCCGGTGTTCCAGGATCGAGGCGACGATCTCGCCGCTCCTGACCGCGATGTTCGACAGCAGCGACGAGCTCAGCCCGTGGCTGTGCTCGGTGCCGCCCTGCAGGTAGATGCCGCAGTCCAGGTCCGGGTCCGTCACCATCCGGTAGTCGCGTTCGACGCGGTAGCGGCCGGCCGCGTCGCGCAGGCAGTGCCGGTCGAGCTCGCCGAGGACGCGGCCCGGGTCCATCGGGTCGTAGCCGGTGGCGAAGACCACCAGGTCGACCTCGAAGTCGTCGTGGTCGTCGGTGAGCAGCGAGTGCACCGAGATCCTGGTGTCGTCGGCGACGCGCTTGACGCCCCGCACCCGGGTCATGGGCAGGAACGACAGCCGCCTGGTGCCGCGCAGCTCCTCGTCGTAGGCCCGGCGGTGCAGGCCCTGGATGACCTCGTCGTCCACGACGGAGTAGTTGGTGTTGCCGTGGTAGCGCCAGATGGCCTGCTTGGACGGCTCGGAGCCGTCGAAGTAGACGTCCACCGCGGCCGGGTCGAAGACCCGGTTGGCGAAGGGCGTGTCGTCGGCGACGCAGTAGCCGTAGGAGGGCATGACGGCGAAGATGTGCGCCCCCGGCACCTCGTCGTAGAGGAACCTGGCGATCTCCGCCGCGCTCTGCCCGGCGCCGACCACCGCCGCGCGCCTGATCGCGCCGCCGTCCCAGGCGCGGAAGTTGTCCAGGAACTCGGAGCTGTGCCAGACGCGCTGGTCGCGCTCGACGCCCGGCGGCAGCTTCGGCACCAGCCCGGTGGAGATGACGACGTTGCGGGCCAGGATGCGCCACTCGCCGCCCGCGTGGGCGTGCCTGCGCAGCTCCACCTCGACGCAGCCGCCCGGCCGGTGCGCCGGCCGGCGCAGCGCGACCACCTCGGCGTTGTACACCGGCCGCTGGGTGAGCCGCGACTCCGCCCACTCCAGATAGGAGTGGAACTCCTCCCGCGTCGGGAAGAAGTCCTGGTTGTTGACGAACTGCGGCAGCCGCCCGGCCGCGTGCAGGTAGGAGACGAAGCCGAAGCGCGAGCGCGGGTTGCGGAAGGTGGCGAGGTCCTTCAGGAACGAGACCTGCATCTTCGCCGAGGGCACCAGCATGCCGCGGTGCCAGCCGAGCGACGGCTGCCGTTCGAAGAAGACCGCCGAGAGCTCCGCGGCCTCCTCCTCCAGCGCGATGGCGAGGGCGAGGTTCGACGGCCCGAACCCGATGCCCACCACGTCGTAGGTGTCGTAGCTGGACGGCACGGTCAGTCCTCCCCGAGCGCGAGATTGACGATCCGGCAGATCTCGGCCGCGTGCTCCGGCCGGTACATCTCCTGGTGGGTGCAGCGGATGTCGTGCTGCCTGAGCTCCCCCTCGACGTGCGGCCGCCACAGCGCGGTGTAGTCCTCGGGGTTCAGCAGCGCGTTGAAGAACAGCGTGGTCCCGCGGTAGACGGGCGAGCGGAACCTCTTCATGATCGCGGTGTGCTCGACCATGAGCGAGGCCGACGTCTCGACGATGAGGTCGTACTCGTCCATGTCGTCGAGGTGGCGCATGTACTTCTCGAAGAACTCCCTGACCTGGCCGGGGTCGGGGTCGTCCGGCGCGTGCCGGGTGAAGTAGCTCGCCGGCGCGCAGTCCAGCAGGCCCAGCAGCGCCACCTCGTGGCCGCGGCGCTGCAGCTCGGCGGCGGCGGCGTGCGCGACCGTGCCGCCGAGCGACCAGCCGAGCAGGTGGAAGGGGCCCTCGGGCTGGACGGCGAGGAGCTGCGCCAGGTAGTCGTCGATCATCTCCTCGATCGAGGAGGGCCGCGGGTGCGCGCGGTCGAAGCCGCGGGCCTGCACGCCGTACACGGGGTGGTCCTCGCGCAGGTGCGCGGCGAACCCCATGTACGGCCAGCACAGCCCGCCGCCGGAGTGGAACCACCACAGCGGCGCCCGCCGGCCGCCGGTCCTGATCGGCAGCACCACGGCGAACGGGTCCTGGCCCTCGGGTGGCTGGGCGGCGTCCAGGTGCGCGGCCAGCTCGGCGACGGTGGGCGCCTGGAAGACCGTCCTGATGGGGACCTCGACGCCCAGCTCGGCGCGGATGCGCCAGGTGAGGCGGATGACCCGCAGCGAGTGCCCGCCCATCGCGAAGAAGTCGTCGTCGACGCCGATCCGGTCCAGGCCGAGCACCTCGGCGAAGAGCCTGGCCAGCGTCTCCTCCCGCTGGTCGCGCGGCGCCCGGTAGACGCCGCCCGCGAACTCGGGCTCGGGCAGCGCGGCCCGGTCGAGCTTGCCGTTGCGGGTCAGCGGGAGCCGGTCGAGCACCACGAACGCGCTCGGCATCATGTACTCGGGCAGCCTGCCGGTCACGCGTTCGCGCAGCCCGGCCAGCAGCGCCCCGACGCCGCGGGCGACGGTCGGGGTGTTGGCCAGCCGCCCGCGCACGCCGCTGGGCCGGAAGACGCCGGTCACGCAGGTCCGCGCCGACGGGGTGAGCACCGCCTCGAAGCCGTCCGGGTCGGTCGCCGACCAGGTGCAGCGCACGGTGAGGCCGCGCGCCGCGCCCCACGCGCACAACGCCTCGGGGTCGACGCCGCCCGCGGGGCCGGCCTCGCTGAGCAGGCGGGCGTTGGGCAGCCCGGTCAGCCGCACCGGGCCGCCGGGACGCAGGTCCGCGAGCGCGCTGACGTCCTCGCCCCAGGTGAGGACGGGAACGCCGGCCGCGTCCATGGGCCGCACCGGCTGCTTGTGCAGCACGACCTCGTAGCGGTGCCTGGTCAGCTCGTTGTGGTGGCCGCCGCGCTTGAGCTGCACGTCCACCGCGCCGACGGCGGTGTTGCGCGCGGCCCACGCCGTGAAGTACTCCGGGTCGAGGACGAGCTCCTTGTCGGCGAGCACGGCCCGTTCGACGGCGGCCCGCACGGCGGCGGGCGGGTCGTCGGGGTGCTGGGCCCGGTGCACGGCGGTGTGGAAGGCCCGCAGCGTCGCCAGGTTGCGCACGTCGCCCACGACGATCCGCCCGCCCGGGGCCAGCAGGCCCATGGCGAGGTCGAGCACCTGCGCCAGGTAGCCGGCGTCGGGGAAGTACTGCACGACGGAGTTCAGCACGACGGTGTCGAAGTGGCCGGCGGGCAGGCCGGCGGCGTCCTCGGCGGGCTGGCAGCGCAGGGTGACGCGCCCGCCCCACGGCTGCCCGGCCACCTGGCCGCGCAGCCGGTCGATGACGGGGGCGGAGAAGTCGGTGCCCCAGTACTCCTCGACGTGCGGCGCCAGCGGGGCCAGCAGCAGGCCGGAGCCGACGCCCAGCTCCAGGACCCGGCGCGGCCGGTGCGCGAGGACGCGGGCCACGGCGGCGTCGCGCCAGGCCCGCATCTCCTCCAGCGGGATCGGGCGGCCGGTGTAGGAGCTGTTCCAGCCGGTGAAGTCGGCGCCGAGCGGGCCGGGCCGCACCTCGCCGCCCTCGTACATGGAGTCGTAGACCTGCCGCCACTCGCGGACGTGCTCGGCCGCCTCGTCGCCGGAGGCCAGGGCGGCGCCGGGCACCACGTAGGCGACCAGCCTGCGGTCCCCCGGGCGGTCCTCGCGGGCGATCACCGCGGCCCGGGCGACCCCCGCGTCCTCCAGCAGCACGGCCTCGATCTCGGCGGGCTCGATGCGGAACCCCCTGACCTTGAGCTGGTCGTCCACGCGGCCCAGGTACTCCAGCCGGCCGGCGGCGTTCCACCGGACCAGGTCGCCGGTGCGGTACATGCGCTCGCCCGGCCGGCCGTGGCGGCAGGCGACGAACCGCTCGGCGGTGAGCCCGGGGCGGCCGACGTAGCCGCGCCCGAGCCCCTCCCCCGCCAGGTACAGCTCGCCCGCCACGCCCGGCGGCGCCAGCTCCAGGCCCTCGTCCAGCACGTAGAGCCGCATGCCCCGCATGGGCTCGCCGATGGGCACGCTCTCGGCGCCGGGCGGCAGCTCGCGGACGCGGTGCCGGGCGGCGAAGGTGGTGGTCTCGGTGGGCCCGTAGCCGTTCACCACGGCCAGGCCGGGCCGCAGCACGCGCCGCACGGCCTCGGGCGGCAGCGCCTCGCCGCCGGCCCAGACCTCCTCCACGCCGGCGAAGCAGCCCGGGTGCTCCTCCGCCATGACGGCGAACAGGCCGGCCGTCAGCCACAGGCCGGTGACCCCGCCCTGCTCGACGGCCTCGGCCATGGCCGCCAGGTAGAGCTTGCCCGGCGGGGCCAGCACGAGGGTGCCGCCGGAGGTCAGCGGCGTCCACAGCTCGTAGGTGGAGGCGTCGAAGGTGTGCGGGGAGTGCACGAGCACCCGCCGGTGCGCCGGCCCCCAGCAGTCGTCGAGCACGAGGTCCGCGACGTTGCGGTGGGTGATCTCCACGCCTTTGGGCCGTCCGGTGGAGCCGGAGGTGTACATGACGTAGGCGGCGTTGTCCGGCCGCACCCGGGCCGCGGGCGGCGGGCCGTCCTGCGGCTCGTCCCGGAACCGCGCGGCCCACTCCTGGTCCAGGACGGCCACCGGCCCGGCGTCGCGCAGCATGTAGGCGACGCGGTCCGGCGGGAAGTCCGGGTCGATCGGCACGTACGCCGCGCCGCTCTTCACCACGCCCAGGATGGCCGCGACCAGCAGCGGCGAGCGGTCGAGCAGCAGCGCCACCCGCCGCTCAGGGCCCGCGCCGCGGCTGATGAGGTGCCGGGCGACGCGGTCGGACCAGCGGTCGAGCTCGGCGTAGGTCCATTCGTCCCCGCCGCCGGTCAGGGCCGCGGCGTCCGGGGTGCGGCGCACCTGGGCGGCGAACAGCTCGGGCAGGGTCCGGCGCGTGTCGCGGGCCGTGCCCGCCCGCGCCAGCAGCTCCTCGCGCTCGCCCGGCAGCAGCACGTCGCCACCGCCGATGGTGTCGCCCGCGTGGGTCACGAGGTGGTCCACGAGGCGGGCGAAGCGGGCGGCGACGGCCTCGGCGGTGCCGCGGTCGAACAGGTCCGTCGCGTACTCCAGCGTGCCGGCGCCGTCGGGCGAGAGGTTGAGGAACAGGTCGAACTTGGCCCGGCGCGTGGTCACCGGCTCCAGCCGGACCCGCAGGCCCGGCATCGCGCTCGCGCTCGGGGCGTTGTTCTGCCAGGCGAACATGACCTGGAACAGCGGGTGGTAGGCGGTGGACCGCTCCGGGTTCAGCAGCTCCACCAGGTCCTCGAAGGGCACGTCCTGGTTGTCGTAGGCGGCCAGGGCCTTGCCCTTGACGCGGCCGAGCAGCTCGCCGAACGACGGCCGCCCGGACAGGTCCACCCGCAGCACCCAGGTGTTGACGAAGAAGCCGACCAGGTCTTCCAGCGCCTCGTCGGTGCGGCCGGCGATCGGCGAGCCGATCGTCACGTCGTCGCCGGCGCCGAGCCGCCACAGCAGCACCGCGAGCGCGGCCTGCAGCACCATCGGGACGGTCACGCCCCGCTCCCTGGCCAGCTCCTCGACCCTGGCCAGCACGGCGGGGCCGAGCCGGACGGCGACGGCGTCGCCGCCGTTGCCGGCCACGGCCGGGCGGGGACGGTCGGTGGGGAGCTGGACGGGCTGCGGAACTCCGTCCAGCTCCCCGCGCCAGTAGCGGGTCTGCGCCGAGACCAGGCTGTCCGGGTCGTTCTCGTCGCCCAGCAGGTCGCGCTGCCACAGCGTGTAGTCCGCGTACTGGACGGGCAGGCCGGCCCAGCGCGGGGCCGTGCCCGCCAGCCGGGCCGCGTAGGCGCGGGACAGGTCGCGGGCGAGCGGGGCGGAGGAGCCGCCGTCGCCGGCGATGTGGTGGACCAGCAGGACGAGCACGTGCTCGCGCGGCGACACCCGGAGCACGCTCGCCCGGACCGGGATCTCCGCGGCCAGGTCGAACTCGTGCCCGACGGCGCGGACGACCGCCTCCTCCAGCTCGGCGGGGGCGGTGACGGGCATGTCGAGCACGACCTCGCCGGGCGGGACGACGTGCTGGTACGGCATGCCCTCGGCGTCCTCGCGGAAGACGGTGCGCAGGCTCTCGTGCCTGGTCACCACGTCGAGGAGCGCGGCGCGCAGCGCCGGCACGTCGAGCTCGCCGGTCAGCCGCAGCACGATGGGCAGGTTGTACGTCGGCGACGGCCCCTCGAAGCGGTGGATGAACCACAGCCGGCGCTGCGCGAACGACAGCGGCAGCCGGTCCGGCCGCGGCATGGGGGCGAGCCGGGGGCGCACCCGGTGGCCGCCGCCGAGCCGGTCGGCCAGCCCGGCGGGCGTGGGCGTCTCGAACAGGGCGCGGATCGGCAGCTCGACGCCGAGGACGGTGCGGATGCGGCTCACCAGCCGGGTGGCCAGCAGCGAGTGGCCGCCCAGGTCGAAGAAGCCGTCGTCGGCGCCGACCCGGTCCACGCCGAGCACCTCGGCGAACAGCCCGCACAGCTTCTCCTCGCGCGGGGTGCGCGGGGCGCGGCCGGTGCCGGAGCCGGCCTGGCCGGGGGCGGGCAGCGCGCGGCGGTCGAGCTTGCCGTTGGCCGTCAGCGGCACCCGGCTGATCGCGACCACGGTGGCGGGCACCATGTACTCGGGCAGCCGCTCCCGCGCGTGCGCGCGCAGCAGCGCGCCGAGCGCGCCGATCTCGCGGGCGGCGGCCGGCTCGTTCGCCCAGGCCCGGCCGTCGCGGGCGGCGGCCGGGGCGAAGGTCCCGGCGCAGACCTGGTCGTCGGGCACGCCGTCGGGCAGCACGATCGCGTCGAAGCACTCGGCCCCCGCCGGGGACCAGGTGACCAGGGCGGTGCCGCCCCGCTCGCGGGCCCAGGCGGTCAGCTCGTGCGGGTCCAGCGCGGGCCCGGCGGGCGGCGGGCCCGCCAGCACGGACAGCGCGCGGGCCGTCGCGGCCTCCCCGGCGAGACGGGCGTTGGGGATGCCGGTGACGCGCACCGGCCCGTCGTCGGGGACGTCGTCCAGCCCGGTCCACGGGACCGTCCCGACGTCGTCGAGCCGCAGCGGCCGCACGGGCTGCTTGTGCAGCACGACCTCGTAGCGGTGCCTGGTCAGCTCG encodes:
- a CDS encoding winged helix-turn-helix transcriptional regulator: MAARIEDCPLARAVDRIGDWRTLELLHETLNGVHDVRRMRDDLGLTAGALRERLDAAVAAGLLAPHRDGYRPTDLGRSLRPLIAVLAAWGNRDLEPGRRALILVDARTGQEVEPVVVDRRTGRRVDTADHVFRAGPAAGPGLRSRYA
- a CDS encoding winged helix-turn-helix domain-containing protein, with the translated sequence MSRDSAEVRFVRWPAQAELRNRCRSEGIPCLLVVEGGARPPVCSDPREDWVRAPISRPDLEARVAALRQRVHDRRNPVLDATGTLLFDARSVTVSSTHTELMALFVERFCEVVYREELMERLAACGPPPTRNALDLHIMRLRRRVGTVGLAIRTVWGLGYLLEPSHAA
- a CDS encoding lysine N(6)-hydroxylase/L-ornithine N(5)-oxygenase family protein gives rise to the protein MPSSYDTYDVVGIGFGPSNLALAIALEEEAAELSAVFFERQPSLGWHRGMLVPSAKMQVSFLKDLATFRNPRSRFGFVSYLHAAGRLPQFVNNQDFFPTREEFHSYLEWAESRLTQRPVYNAEVVALRRPAHRPGGCVEVELRRHAHAGGEWRILARNVVISTGLVPKLPPGVERDQRVWHSSEFLDNFRAWDGGAIRRAAVVGAGQSAAEIARFLYDEVPGAHIFAVMPSYGYCVADDTPFANRVFDPAAVDVYFDGSEPSKQAIWRYHGNTNYSVVDDEVIQGLHRRAYDEELRGTRRLSFLPMTRVRGVKRVADDTRISVHSLLTDDHDDFEVDLVVFATGYDPMDPGRVLGELDRHCLRDAAGRYRVERDYRMVTDPDLDCGIYLQGGTEHSHGLSSSLLSNIAVRSGEIVASILEHRSKGVR
- a CDS encoding thioesterase II family protein, encoding MVRTWERRWLRPLTRGERPGLSVVCFPHSGGSAGFFAEWVPALPPAVRLLAVQYPGRGDRFREPPAGDVRTMAAGVAAELLETARQTPCVLFGHSLGALVAYETALALREAGSQPLRLCVSSSPPPELAAGGRTHLGPDEEFWTTLCELGGIDPDIAGNTELRSVLLPMLRSDVRASETYRPRPGTAPLSCAVRCYHGDGDPLVEEATQPEWARVTTGDFALRVRPGGHFHLRHDLAGLIADTVQVTPV
- a CDS encoding cytochrome P450, with product MSPSLDLTDPAAFVRTDPHAFWREVRREHPVYWHEPSGGRPGFWVVSRYADVLACYDDWKRLSSARGTVLDVLLRGGDSAGGKMLAVTDRPRHRHLRNLMLQAFSPRRLGEVAAKVEARTARLVAAVTELGRFDFAAEVAEHIPMNTICDLLSIPEQDRKELLQWSKSALSSERPDSAELDSLEARNEIVLYLMDLAFERRARPGDDVISMIAGAEVEGRPLTPEEIALNCYSLLLGGDESSRMSGIAAVLAFARDPGEWRRLREGAVGLDTAVEEILRWATPGMHFARTALTDLTLGGQRVRAGDIVTLWNTSANNDETVFPGPRVLDLGRRPNKHLTFGHGPHFCVGAFLGRTELRALLESLVACVGTIELDGTPARIYSNFLYGHSSLPVRFLPRAQA
- a CDS encoding SDR family NAD(P)-dependent oxidoreductase, producing MSLQGRSVVVTGAGTGIGRAIAERALKEGALVTAVGRRRAALEELATDGAAQAVPEDVAAPGAAGRIVRAAVERFGALHGVVNNAGLARFARLEEAGPEEFDRMLAVNVRAPAELIRSALPHLRAARGAVVNVSSVGGVLSMPGRSFYGASKAALNSLTRSLARELAPEVRVNAVLPGPVDTPMWEEAGLTPEGRRDLRESLLAATPMGRFGTGEEIARWVCQLLDPDLAGWITGALVPVDGGRTT
- a CDS encoding MbtH family protein, translating into MSTNPFDDADGRFYVLVNDEEQHSLWPSFAEVPAGWRVVFGEEDRVACLEYVEQHWTDMRPRSLREAMAADPN
- a CDS encoding pyridoxal phosphate-dependent aminotransferase, which codes for MTMLSQVPSHVPSQVPIASTIPLSWLHEIFYAAAEEERGPGGQVAKLHVGEPYFDPPPEVADALVAAVRRGETGYTPVDGLLELRELIVAKLRAANGIDAAPSRVFVTPGSCQGLASLLKAIAEPGAEILLPELHWPVHLQQALLAGLRPVFYPLGPGYRPDPEAVLAAAGPATRVLLLNSPANPSGVVMDAAAVGRLLHAARSRGWRVVSDEAYEHFVFDGEHVSPASLERGLPEAERIVHSTFSFSKSMAMTGYRLGYVVTADERTASTLRVVQEASIIGPSTPVQHAGIAAMRCLPAADAHGELVRRNRDAVLPGLVAAGLLPGLPSGGWYAMLDIARSGLDAETFAARLLRERRVAVVPGTGFALQPGLDGAGAVRSIEPAPWSHRLVRIAFCVAPEVLREGVARLLDFVAECDASRRV